CGTCTTTGTCTAAAGCAGCAGTAACACCTACAGAAATTGCTTCTTGCCCAATACCAGAAAACCATTTCGATATTTTTCCCTGCCTTAAAAGAATAAGCATTTTCTCTTCAATTAAGCGAGGTTTTAGCATGCTTTTATACAAGCTTAATAGCGTTTCGTTACGGAAAGAATCTTTATTAAAATCAATTTTAGAAGACATAAATTGCAGATTTCATAATTATACAAACTAACATAGTGGTAAAAGGTGTATAATCTACAAAAAAAAATCCTTATCATTTTATTGATAAGGATTATACATATTATAAAAAAGAAGTATTACAACTGCTGAAAAATTTCGTGCATCATTCTCTTTTTATCGTTGATACTTTCTTCTAAAGCAATCATTGTTTCTGTTCTGTTAACACCATTAATATCATCTATTCTATAGATAATGTCTTTAGCGTCGTTTGTTCCTTTAGCTCTTACTTTACAGAAAATATTGTATTTACCTGCAGTTACATAAGCTACAGTTACATTTGGTATATTTCTTAGATCTGTAATTACGTTTTGAGTCATAGAAGTTTTTTCTAAGTAAATACCCACATGTGCTATAAAAGAATAGCCCATTTTTTCGTAGTTTAAAGTAAGTGTAGATCCTTGAATAATACCTTCATCTTCCATCTTTTTAACACGTACGTGAATTGTACCTGCAGAAACTAATAATTGTTTTGCAATGTCAGTAAATGGTGTTCTGGCATTTTCAATTAACACATCTAGTATTTGATGATCAATTTCGTCTAATATAAATTTTTTCATTTTTTACGTATTATTCAAATTCCTATGCAAATTTATGAATTTAATTTAATTAAATCATCATTAAACTAACAAATACTTAAATAATTTCACCTCCGAAAACGATTTCGTTATGTCCAATTTTAGAAATTAAACTATTTTCATCTACTTTGTTTAATTTTGAAACAAATTTTCCGTGAATAATTTGATCTACAAATTGATACGCAACGTCCTTTTTTGAATCTGCATATCTATGAATAACATCATAGAAAATTTTATCATTATTAGGAATATCAAAATACGGTTCATAATTTATAAAACTATCCGTATTTACAATATGATGTATACCTTGTAATATCGAGTAAAAAGTATATTTTCTTGTCTCTTCCCTATCGTAGTCATCAGGATAATGCCCGGATTCTATTAAAATAGTGTTGTAACCTAGTTTTTGAAAATTATCTCCTGTAGCTGTCGGATAAAATTCATCCGTATATCTACCCACAAAATTAGGTATTGTATTTTGCAACATAGTATTCATACTAACAATTACATCCATGGTAGCAATTCTACCCTTTGTAAGACCTCTTGTAATCTCCTCTGAAGGAGCTAAAAATGAAATTGTAGCTGGGTTTTTAGTGCCTTCTACACTAAAAATAGTTCTTTGATCGTGCAGGTTAAAACAAAACTGCGGATTAAATTCTTCTAAAATACTGCGTAAAAGCTTACTTTCTGTAGCAACTCTGTCTACAGCATCTCTATTTAGATCTACATTGTTAGCATTTACTCTGGTGAACGCTTGTGCTCCATCAGGATTTAACATTGGTATAAAAACCAAGGTGCATTCTTCTAATATTTTAGTAAAAACAGCGTCTGTACTATTTAAAATACAGTTAAAAAGATCAAATAAAGCTCTTGTACCTGTGCTTTCGTTTCCATGCATTTGAGACCATAATAATATCTTCTTAGAACCATTCCCAATTTTTAATTGATGTATAGGTCGGTTTTCTTCGGATGTACCAATTTGAGAAACTTCAAATTTAGAAGCGTATTTAGAAAACAAATTTTCAATGTCTTTATAAGTAATCCATTTTCCATGCAACGTATTTTCTTTTTGCTGGTTGTAAATATTTTCTAAAAAATTGATGGGTAACGTATTCATATTCGGATGATAATTTTTTTTCAAAAATAGATAATTTTTAAAAGCTATCAATCATTTATATGTATTCAAATAATTATTAAAATAAAATTTAATAGTTATTAAGGGCGAAATTATTTCTAATTTTTTCTCCTTTTTTAACTTGTATAATTTTTAGAATAAAAGCATTTACAATTGTTATTAGTTTACAAGTTACAATTGTAAATCATTTAAAAATTACAATTGTAACAATGTAAATTGCTTACAGATGTTACTATTGTGAATTGTAAATTGTAACCACACCTATATTCTAACAAACTACTAACAATCAGATAGTAATCATTTATTGTTATTTAATAAAACACTGTTGTTTAGATTTTTACACACATTACTTAAAGCTATTATTTAATATTAAAACAACGGTATTTATTATTTACAACAATATACTTTGTTGCTATATTTAGTTTGATTACATTTGTATAATACAATTACATTACAATGGTAAACATATCTGAATTTACAACACGCCTTAAAAAAGTTATGGATTTTCATCAATTATCTGCCTCTATGTTTGCAGATAAAGTAGGTGTACAACGCTCTAGTATTTCTCATATTCTCTCTGGTAGAAATAAACCAAGTTTAGATTTTATTTTAAAAGTAACTACAGAATTTAAAGATGTAGATATGTATTGGTTGTTAAATGGAAAAGGAAGTTTTCCTAAAAATGCAGAAACGAAGGTTTCCGCTACTCCAACTTTTTTTAATGAAACTGCACCTGAAACTGTTGTAAAAAAAATTCAGCGTATTGTTGTTTTTTATTCTGATGGAACTTTTGAAGAATATCAGAAATAGATACAACCTTAAAAAAGGCTTCAAACAAATTTTTCATTTTTGTCTTCAATTTAGATAAATAGTATAATTTAGTATTTATGAATAAAATTGATATTAGAACTGTAAATGTTGTTCAGTATTTACAACCTTTACGAGAAGGTGGTTCTTTGCCTGCAATTGTAAAAGCAGATGATGGTTTTTTATATGTACTTAAATTTAGAGGTGCAGGACAAGGTAAAAAAGCATTAATCTCAGAATTTATTGGTGGCGAACTTGCCAGAGCAATGGGTTTGCATGTACCTGAATTGGTTTTTATGAATCTAGACGACTCTTTTAGTAAAACAGAACCCGATGAAGAAATTCAGGATTTGCTAAAATTTAGCGTTGGTTTAAATTTAGG
The nucleotide sequence above comes from Polaribacter butkevichii. Encoded proteins:
- a CDS encoding Lrp/AsnC family transcriptional regulator, with the protein product MKKFILDEIDHQILDVLIENARTPFTDIAKQLLVSAGTIHVRVKKMEDEGIIQGSTLTLNYEKMGYSFIAHVGIYLEKTSMTQNVITDLRNIPNVTVAYVTAGKYNIFCKVRAKGTNDAKDIIYRIDDINGVNRTETMIALEESINDKKRMMHEIFQQL
- a CDS encoding M14 family zinc carboxypeptidase, with amino-acid sequence MKKNYHPNMNTLPINFLENIYNQQKENTLHGKWITYKDIENLFSKYASKFEVSQIGTSEENRPIHQLKIGNGSKKILLWSQMHGNESTGTRALFDLFNCILNSTDAVFTKILEECTLVFIPMLNPDGAQAFTRVNANNVDLNRDAVDRVATESKLLRSILEEFNPQFCFNLHDQRTIFSVEGTKNPATISFLAPSEEITRGLTKGRIATMDVIVSMNTMLQNTIPNFVGRYTDEFYPTATGDNFQKLGYNTILIESGHYPDDYDREETRKYTFYSILQGIHHIVNTDSFINYEPYFDIPNNDKIFYDVIHRYADSKKDVAYQFVDQIIHGKFVSKLNKVDENSLISKIGHNEIVFGGEII
- a CDS encoding helix-turn-helix domain-containing protein; translated protein: MVNISEFTTRLKKVMDFHQLSASMFADKVGVQRSSISHILSGRNKPSLDFILKVTTEFKDVDMYWLLNGKGSFPKNAETKVSATPTFFNETAPETVVKKIQRIVVFYSDGTFEEYQK